In Xanthomonas sacchari, a genomic segment contains:
- a CDS encoding LysR family transcriptional regulator — MHDLNDLYYFAMVVDHGGFAAAERALGIPKSRLSRRISQLESDLGVRLLQRSTRRFAVTDLGMSVHRHAQTMLAEAQAAREVVDRLSAEPRGLVRVSVPVSLAQMQLPKLLPMFLDQYPKVRLQLNISNRRVDIINEGYDVALRVRSRLDDDGSLVMRSFGQVQELLVASPKYLDRAGRPKDPEELTSHVTLSISEDEARQRWELHGPAGEVRRVDLQPRVAGFDFPLLQSMVKDGFGITLLPETVCAEAVRNGELEVVLPEWSLPQGICHAVFASRRGLLPAVRVFIDFLAEHLPRQIEASRLDCGGNCPERTKAKHSTLGAMAVEAG, encoded by the coding sequence ATGCATGACCTCAACGATCTGTACTACTTCGCCATGGTGGTCGACCACGGCGGGTTCGCTGCCGCCGAGCGGGCGCTGGGCATTCCAAAATCGCGCCTGAGCCGCCGCATCAGCCAGCTGGAGAGCGACCTGGGCGTGCGCCTGCTGCAGCGCTCCACGCGCCGCTTCGCGGTCACCGACCTGGGCATGAGCGTGCACCGCCACGCCCAGACCATGCTGGCCGAGGCGCAGGCCGCGCGCGAGGTGGTCGACCGGCTCAGCGCCGAGCCGCGCGGCCTGGTGCGGGTCAGCGTGCCGGTGTCGCTGGCGCAGATGCAGCTGCCCAAGCTGCTGCCGATGTTCCTGGACCAATACCCCAAGGTGCGGCTGCAACTGAACATCAGCAACCGCCGCGTCGACATCATCAACGAAGGCTACGACGTCGCCCTGCGCGTGCGGTCGCGCCTGGACGACGACGGCAGCCTGGTGATGCGCAGCTTCGGCCAGGTGCAGGAACTGCTGGTCGCCAGCCCCAAGTACCTGGACCGCGCCGGCCGCCCCAAGGACCCCGAGGAACTGACCTCGCACGTCACCCTCAGCATCAGCGAGGACGAAGCCCGGCAGCGCTGGGAACTGCACGGCCCGGCCGGCGAAGTGCGCCGCGTCGACCTGCAGCCGCGCGTGGCCGGCTTCGACTTCCCGCTGCTGCAGTCGATGGTCAAGGACGGCTTCGGCATCACCCTGCTGCCCGAGACCGTCTGCGCCGAAGCCGTACGCAACGGCGAACTGGAAGTGGTGCTGCCGGAATGGTCGCTGCCGCAGGGCATTTGCCACGCCGTGTTCGCCTCGCGCCGCGGCCTGCTGCCGGCGGTGCGCGTGTTCATCGACTTCCTCGCCGAACACCTGCCGCGCCAGATCGAGGCCTCGCGCCTGGACTGCGGCGGCAACTGCCCCGAGCGCACCAAGGCCAAGCATTCGACCCTGGGCGCGATGGCGGTCGAAGCGGGCTGA